The region TAATAACGGCACTGAAGACTCCCTGAGATTTGTAAATAATTCTGTGTTCTCTAAAAATTTGCCTATTAAAACGTCAGAAGTGGCAGTTCCAGATAATATTCCTGATTCAAGAGTTGAAGGTTATCAGCAGCAAGATCCTTTTACCAATGTATCTGAGGAAACAAAAAGGAGTCCTCCGATCAAGTCTCAGGATTTACCACCAAGATCAAATGGGATATGTCAAGATGATGTGTCATCCTCAGACAAGGCACAAAGTATTCCTAAAATTAATTCTTCTAGGATTTCTGATAGTTCTGTCAACATGGAAGTTTCCTCTAGCACAATTAGTGCAGATATTGTTGAGCCAAGCAAAATTATTTGTGATTTTGAAGAAGTGGATACTTCCACCACTGTTGGAGAGGAGACCATGTCATCTTCACAACCTGGTTTCCCAGAGCCAGATTCCACAGAGAAAGAGGAACAGAGCACAAAGTCATCAAACCCTGTTTTGTTTTGCCCTGATGAAGACTCCATGATGCTTACTCTTAAGAACATCAAAGTTATTCCAGAGCCCCTCAGCCCTCTTACAAGCCCAGTCCGTCAGGTGAAGAAACTACAGCCTCACAGTGCTGAGAAGCAACCACATGTTAAAAGTCTTAACAAAGGTAAGagtttatttttcatcaaaaatatggCTTTGTTTAATATTGTAAGCTTCCCATAATGTCCTGAATAGCATTATTCTTCATATGAACACTggattaaaatgcatgtttttatatacaacttgctcattttaatttctttattttattttttacattttttttctcaagatcTCTCATCTGTTACAACTGGCTGTAATGAGGATGATGTAAATATGGACATGAACAAGGAGAATAAATCACCTGACACATCTGTCACAGCTCCCTCCTACAAAGGGACAAAATATGCCCTCTCCGCTAGTGGAACTGAGAAAGATGAGCTAGAGGACGGTGAAATAGTGAGTGAAAGTAAAGAAGAGGGTCCTCTGTTTATCCAGACTCCAAGAGTAAAGGACAAATCAACTTTAAGGACTGATCCAAGTCCAAAGCTATCTGCAGTTTGGAAAAGAGTGTCCCCAAAGAAATCTTGCATCCCTGCTAAATATTCAGAGCGAAGCAAGAGTTCAAAGTCATCTGCTTCTAATGTCAGTCCCAGCTTAAGTAAAAGACGCTTTAAAACTGTCAGCCCACCATTGAAAGCAGCCGTCTACACCATAGACGGATTCATGAACATGTTAAGATCTATTCGAGTTGAGTTGAGGAAAAAGTACATGAAGCTTCAAAAAAATGTCACTAAAACGGCTTTCTGCTGTATCGTGGATATGTCTCAAGCTTCTTTTATAGAATTCATTAATGCTGTTGACTTGGAAAAAATGTGCTGCCAAGGCAATGGCATCAAAGTAagacttaataaaataatttcatctaTCATGAGCAAGGTCACCAAGAATGGCATTGTCAATCGTATCTTTGAGCAAAGAGCTGGAGACCTCAAACAGAAGTTGTGGACATTTGTGGATGGGCAGTTTGAATTCTTGTTCAAGGAACTGAACACAACACTCAAAAGTGGATCTGAGACATCGAAGAATGgatcatttgaaaataaaaatgcaattcttAAAAGAAAAGAGACTGAAAGTGAGgtagtggaaaaaaaaacttttaacacaCCAGGGCATCTTCACAGGGTCAAGATGTCAAAAGTTGACACAGGAAGTTTTGTCAGAGCGGCCCCTCCGAACAATCTCCCTTGCCGGGGCCTTGGGAGCAGGGGTAAAAACATCAAAGCTGTCATGAATGAAGATGATCAGCCGGCAAAGGTGGCAACATCACATCAGCCTCCTACTTCATCCTCTGAAAGGTCTGTCCATGAAGGTACCACTGGATCTGAGACTAGAATATCTTCCAATGTCCAACATCTCTCCCATAATGGATCGACTCAGGACTTTGAAATTCTCACCGAGCAGCAAACAACAAGCTTAACCTTCAACTTGGTCTCCGACTCTCAAATGGGAGAGATATTCAAGTGTCTTTTGCAAGGGTCTGATTTCCTTGAATCCAGTGTTCCCATAGGCAACAACACAAGTTGTCCACTCAGCACACCTCGAAAGGAAGGACTTCGAGGGGAGAGTTTGATTGGGATAATGACCCCCAATAAGACAACCCCATCTAAATTCATCACATCCTGGCCTTCTATTTCCCCCTACAAGTTTGCTTCGAATAACAAACTGCTAGTAGACCCAGCCATTCTTGATGAGAGCTGCTTGTTAGAAGTTCCTTCTAATTCTGAACCATGCCGGCTTTCACTTCAGTCAACCGTAATCCCTCAGAAATCATACTCTATCTTGGCGGAAGATCTAGCCGTGTCCCTTACCATTCCCTCACCACTAAAGTCAGATAGTCATTTGAGTTTCTTGCACCCTGGAACTGGACAGCCACCGTCTTCCTCAAACAGTGTCCTGAGTGCCCATTATAGTGAAGACGCTGTTCTTGATGGAGAAGATGCCACTGAGCAGGACATACACCTTTCTCTGGACACTGACAACTCTAGTTGTGGGTCGAGTCCCAGCAGAACATGGGAGGACTCTGATTCACCTGGTTTCCAATTCCAGCCCAATTTACCAATGCAGGCTGTGGTAATGGAGAGGTCAAATGATCATTTCATTGTGCGAATAAGACGAACATCATCTGGCCCATTTAAAAGTAATCGAAATGAAGGGAAAGCAGGACCAGTATCAGCTGAATGTCAAGAGCCGTTTCTCAAACCTAATCTCACTCTGACCCATGAAGACCTGGGTTCCACACCTGGAGAGACATCGAATAAAATCCCAGCTATAGTAGATAAGTCCAGTAACATTTCAGATAAAGCAATAGAAGCTCAACAGTCAAGCCAAAAATCCTCATCTGAAGGTGTTTGTGATGAACAAACATCCCTCAACAATGATGAGCATGTTTCCAAAGAAGCATGCATTACTGCGCATGAGAAAAGTAGTGCAACAGAGAGTGAAACATCAGAGGTGGTGTCAGGAAAAGTAAAGAGCGCCATTCAGAGCTCACATGCACCAGAGTCTGAAACCGAGAGGGTGTCAAGGAAAAGCAAGGAACACAGGTCAGCACCAAAGGCAAAGCACCAAAAAGTCAAGAAATCTCAAGATAAACATTCCAAGTCTAGGCATAAGAAAAGGTCAAAATCCTCCACAGAAAAACACTCCAAAATTGCAGTACCTCAGGTGTCCCCTAGCAACCTGTCTGCTAAAAATGTAATTAGGAAGAAAGGGGAGGTAGTGGTGACGTGGACCAGGTGAGTTGACAAAATGAATACCAAAACAGGAGTGGAAATTCAATGTGCATAACGAAGTacaaaaattcacattaaatcaAGGCAAccaattaaaaaagttaatgttgTTTAAAGGGATGAAGATCGGGACATACTCATTGAGATTAAAATGAGGGGCACTTCACCCAAGACATTTGGTGCTCTGTCAAAAAGGTTAAAGAAGTCAACAGAGCAGGTATGCttcattattgttttcttttaaatatgaagTAAGCAAACAGctttgttgtaaattaatgaTTGCTCTTTGACAGATCGAGGAGCGATTCTCTCAACTGATGAAGCTGTTCAAGAAGAAAGGGAAAATGGAGAATTGAACAACAAGATAGAACTGACTGAACTGGCAATGGATGCTAAATCTCCATAGGCTTCTAAGGCAGAAATACAATACGTTGAATCTGAAAATCAGTGTATTATTTCTGTTGAGTGTCACCTGCACTTAAGCACTTAAGAATTTTAACTTAACAAAAGATCTGCAGTAAATGATATAACCTGTTTTAGAggcttatttttttcttctttgttaacagtgttatcaaatgaccaaaatgtacatttacttTAGAGCAGACACCAGTTAGGCTACAATTTTATTACATAGAGAAACATTTGCAATGTGGCCTGTTCTCAATTTTACAATCCCTGTCAAGGATATAAACAGACAcaacaaagtaaataaatgacataatataaataaatataataagttaataatatTTTCAGTGCATAAAGCCCTGTACAATGCCATACAATTTACCTGTTCCTTATTTTGGCAAGTTGGCGATTCCAAAATGTACTActgttgctgttttgtttatgCTGACAAGATTTTTATGCggttaaatgaacaaaaaaaagtatttgaaggACATCAAGTTGACTTTGAAACCCACCTCTGAAGACTACAAATGCTTTTAAATCTTTGACCTAAATGCTATATATTATCTGCCTATAGGTCTCATGTTTAGATCACTTAACCCCCAAATTCCCTTTTGTTTTGTGAGTGAGGTTGGTGTTGGAATAACATGGCTGTAAATGTAGAGGTGGAAAGAATATTCGTTTGATTGTTCGGTACACAATTGTCAGAATTTGAGTTTTAGATCTTCCAGTCATCTCAGATGCAATGTGATATTTTCATATAAAGAGTAACACGTTTTTGTTTGGTAGATAATGAGTAAGAGAATTGTTcctttgtgtatatatttgtaaagtgGAATTGAACTGAAAGATTTTTATGTTTAATctctttaaactattttatttttctcaaagaTAGAAAACTAGATGTGGAGAAAATACATTGTATGTTGTttggaaatacattttgtaaatagcCGTAACTTCTGACAGATCTCTTTTGAAATAAAGCTTACTTATTTTAAATGGCTTGTTCATTTTGAGatgaatatttcagttttaaactgcaaataagtcaattcaaaataacatttataatatatatatatatatacacacacacaccacaggctTAATAGTTTGTGGAACCAAACAttgaaaaacacttaaaattaaattgattttaatataatgttaataaaaaaaaacaagggcaAACAAATTATGTTTGGCTtcaatttattattgttattaatattaaacaacaGGTTGTTGATGGTTTTAGTGGATGTTTAAAGTCACGTCCCCTAAGTAACCTATCACCATAATATTTAGGACTACTATTTTAGTTTGTAGCAAATAAATGTCACAGCTCATAGACAATTCTATGGTCCAGGCACAAGTGAGATATTAAGGTCACAGTCTGCAGTTGTTAACTTTACTCCACCTCTAAAATCCACCATCAGGAATTTGAGCCAGCTGTTAAGAGCTtagtacaaatatatatgtaattaagtGTGGCGTTTAGCCACACTGAACACTGGTCAGCTTCACGTAACAAATTAGATTTCACTAGGCACAATGTTGAAATTTAATTAAAGCCTGCCACTTAAGCTCATTTACTTAGAGTAAGTGTCTACATTTGAccttttatagtctttttttaatatagaaaacaatAGTTTATGTACAAGAATTCCAAGAATTTTAGCCAGGAAATGATcacatacaattttataaatgcCAAAATACATAATGAACTTctctatatttaaaacttttatattttgtaCTGGCACACTCAAGTCTCACAGCTTACATGATTGTGGACAGAAGTTAAATCTGGTTTTCATCTTCTCTCTCATTACATCATTCTCAGACtacagaaaatctaaaaatagccCTTCAAGCTTTCTTTGGCTATAAAATCGGACATGTCTCACTGATCATCATGTCACAAGGGCTGTATTAGTGAAATATTGACCTATTACTTACTAAATACCGCACAATACACTACTGCACAGAGCATTTTAAAAACGATACATTATTCTCACAATGGCCTCATCACAAATAATGGGGCCGCAATTTTGCGCATATGTAAAAATGTTGGTAGTCTGACTCTGTTCAAAGGAGTCAATACCAAGATGTCAAAAATTGTGGCTGCAATTATTTCCAGTTCACTCATCACACTGGAAAAGGAAGGTCGAGTCAAACACGGTGTTGTATtacttattatcttattattaggctatatagtaataatattgtCCATCTGTGCGCTGTGCATAGACAAAAATTTGCTTACTGGTTGCTGTATACATTATACTACAAAAGTAGTGGGAGtactataaatgtttttaattaaacatgctCTGGCAGATTTCCAAACAAGTCATGGGGTATTTTGGGATTGCTGCTAATATGTTCCCCTAACCCGCCCTCAACAGTTGTGATGCAAGTTACCCCCTCAGGGTACCGTCTAGCCTACAGATCGATAACAGCACTGTATGAGTTCAATGCACAGAGAAACTGGACTTCATTCAACAAAGCAATGTTCACAGAGGAGTACTGAATACTCCCACCAGAGGGAAAGGATACTGGAGTTATGATATTGTTTTAGTGTGATGGACTGATGCAGCACGTGTTCTGTGAATACCTCAAAAACGTAGGTTTCCCTTTATAGTTTGATGTAGTTAATCATTTTTATGTGACctagtctgtctgtctatctatctatctatctatctatctatctatctatctatctatctatctatctatctatctatctatctatctatctatctatctatctatctatctatctatctatctatctatctataattttTGTCTTAGAGATTTATAACCTTCACTCTCCCAGTTTTAGGTCATGTGAAAATGGGAGATTGGAACTTGCTAGGGAGCATCTTGGAGGAGGTTCACATTCACTCCACCATTGTGGGCAAAATCTGGCTCACCATTCTTTTCATTTTTCGTATGCTTGTACTCGGGGTTGCTGCTGAAGACGTGTGGGACGATGAGCAAAGTGAGTTTGTGTGCAACACAGAGCAGCCTGGATGCAAGAATGTCTGCTATGACTTGGCGTTCCCCATATCTCTCATCCGATACTGGGTCTTACAGATCATCTTTGTCTCTTCACCATCTTTGGTGTACATGGGGCATGCACTGTACCGGCTCCGAGCACTGGAGAAGGAGCGCCACAAGAAAAAAGCTCACTTGAAAGTGGAGCTGGAAGGAACAGAGGCTTTGGAGGAGCACAAAAGAATTGAGAAGGAGCTTAGGAAGCTGGAAGAGCAGAAGAAGCTGAGGAAGGCTCCTTTGAGGGGTTCCTTGCTGCGTACATATGTGTTGCATATCATAACAAGGTCAGTAGTGGAAGTGGGATTCATAGTGGGGCAATATGTGCTCTATGGTATCGGACTGTCACCGCTATACAAGTGCGAGCGTGACCCCTGCCCCAACAGCGTGGATTGCTTCCTCTCACGGCCAACAGAAAAGAACATCTTCATGATTTTCATGCTAGTCATTGCAGGGGTGTCCCTGTTCCTCAATCTCCTAGAGATATTCCACCTTGGTGTGAAAAAGATCAAGGAGACCATATATGGATCCAAGTACAGTGGAGATGACGAAAGTATTTGCAGGTCAAAGAAAAACTCCATGGTCCAACAAATATGCATCCTTACAAATTCCTCAccacaaaaacatatgcatttGACGCACACTTCCCTTGTGGTGGTGCCCGATGGACAAATGGCACCTATGCCTCTCTATATGCCAATGACTGGTCCCCCATCTAGCCAGGAGGTGCCAAACAGCGACCTTAATGGATCTGAGCAGCCCCCCAGGCAGAACCGTCTTCCTAGTCAGCCTGAATTTCAGTCTCTCCAAACACTGGGAGCCACAGAACGACGACCCACTTTAGACAACCATCCGCACTCCTGCAGCAGCGAGGAGTCTGGGCCCAAGGGTTCTGGACCACCCAGAAACTTTGGTCAGCAGCCCAGAGCTTCACTCAGAGCCAGTAACATAGAAATACCAGCAGCGTTACGGAAACAGAGCAGAGTCAGTCAATGTAAAGACTTCAGTGAGGAGAGCGACTCCCAGGAGAGCGGGAACTACCCCACTGCCAGGAAAGCCAGCTTTATGTCGCGAGGGCTTTCAGGGAGCCCATCTGACAGTCCAACCTCCAAAAGTGGATCTGACACAGAAGCCAACCGTATAGCACAAGGGGAGAGTCCAGCTATGACACCGCCTCCTGCCGCTGGACGCAGAATGTCAATGGTGAGTAGAAGAACTGTATTTTGTAAACTGGCAGCTAGAGTCTGGCTGCAAATGGGAGCCAAACCAATgataaaatgcccaactttacagcagaaaaacacatttacagcctggttcaaaaaatatattttggtctttattgctaattttgcccttcacgACAATTGTGAGGggggtgtatttttttataaatcattctaAGCCTAAAAATTCTGCATAATTGATTGCATAATTGATTGCGCCAATATTATGAAGCTGCAGACTCGGAGCCTGAGCCTGCTGCATCTACAGTCCCGCACCCAGAGTCCCGCATCCTCAGTCCCCTTGTTTTTCGAGATCGTTAcacaacgctatctcacgaccaatttgtatgtattttacgaggtggctaatacTTTGTATGACCTCACACGtatgattttatacgatttgtctaaatccctgtgttaggtttaggggcgggggttaggtgtaggtctttcgtacaaattcatacgaattgtgcaacttgtaaaataAGTACGATTTGGTCACCTCAACCTCCTAGAATATATACGAATTGCAGGGAGATCAGGTTGCAAGGGTTCTTAGAATGCAGGACTCTGGGACCCCCGTCAAAGCTAGTTtggtgtggtttcagcaaccagctcttTGCCTGTTTTCGATTATCCAGGAGTGACGCGCTGCTAAGATGGCGACAGCTGCCTCCgcccacttttggcttcaaaaatgctcttcagaACCTGCGAGTGACGTTAGGGACACTACGTCCACAGTCTGAGATATGTGATATCAGACTTACCAGATACTAGTTACGAATAGTGTCATCACTTTGTcaacaaaattatgaaaatctttatttatttttttaattgttattttgaaaacaacaacaacaaaaaaactgtttagaaaacaaaaaagaaagaaagaaaaatgctcATCATAACAGTAATAAGACAACAAGAGCAGTATTCAAATTACATTGTTATATCAAAGGTTTAAATATATGTCTAaaaagatgtaaataaataaataaatgaaacaatttgTTTTTAAGTGCAACTCTTTTGGGATAGAGTATACATTTTAAGGATTAATATGTAGGCTAATGATTCAttcagtaaatataaataaatttcttt is a window of Carassius auratus strain Wakin chromosome 45, ASM336829v1, whole genome shotgun sequence DNA encoding:
- the LOC113062776 gene encoding CASP8-associated protein 2-like isoform X1, translating into MDLMDELYGDLDDKPFGTLHLIEDSVDIYTGLENSPKIDGNRFKVNPLLSPHTMESMDIYEDIFREEQEEKDATSNELKHKFDGAQKQVKELFSQLQLLQTKNSSLNSENILLKKNICSLIKTARMEIVRKDGEISRLSNRSGQGIYGQNVCRSKMEIGPTNTRPSFNNSTCSVLISQGTRKDNVLNEVNQHKGRNQLSDYFTYPPTTSTKTPQPFEVLQRCPRTDLDNPLQCQNKSAAKSNSKTIHCSQTLTVQPEQEYIPVHPNRTSEIVKNPTTFTVAGVSNALKTNDSALRVPDITTDCSLKDNKNSPSELEDKLEKPQKCTSRDKQCNSNDANESQKSQRRENSKSGRTEKDLIKDSSVSNENRNQQPEVPVNLKSSEQLKSPSSRSHKASPSVSSQSSKSLVKTAAEVETQSQRQLNNQNADRISRETKPSGLSTTTCTVVDEASHSQSHKGKKRDSSGHERNKEKSFSAERRSSRTERSRNHEQKRQKESDRSKRNEGNNSSSSSKERSNRSDSSKEYERRSVREKDNKDEDKRSKKQVDACGQAFSSAICDFQHKDVYKEKSSKSKGSHIYDNKTRKMEDFKCPDKNGNSDENCFGAKGIDKDRKRKKGGHLEHRVHKHKASKNYLTKDNRNSSPKGHNVVGKGQDSKSEQDRHLETASPSMVAVGSDPCKTTEDNSPNRKLSFMETLNLTLSPLKKQKQSSDPREAIGVTSKDASPENSNLSDPGEEFFVIDELKDSQDNVEQEDVDPLPTAPSKTEDFTSSCKHSGQVVDLFTAVVSEKPSVEQTDMDVQEENANKSQEAVDKVPAIDKSKEEKKTKISESNMLDKDSLSKLTLTRESPNHVCNNGTEDSLRFVNNSVFSKNLPIKTSEVAVPDNIPDSRVEGYQQQDPFTNVSEETKRSPPIKSQDLPPRSNGICQDDVSSSDKAQSIPKINSSRISDSSVNMEVSSSTISADIVEPSKIICDFEEVDTSTTVGEETMSSSQPGFPEPDSTEKEEQSTKSSNPVLFCPDEDSMMLTLKNIKVIPEPLSPLTSPVRQVKKLQPHSAEKQPHVKSLNKDLSSVTTGCNEDDVNMDMNKENKSPDTSVTAPSYKGTKYALSASGTEKDELEDGEIVSESKEEGPLFIQTPRVKDKSTLRTDPSPKLSAVWKRVSPKKSCIPAKYSERSKSSKSSASNVSPSLSKRRFKTVSPPLKAAVYTIDGFMNMLRSIRVELRKKYMKLQKNVTKTAFCCIVDMSQASFIEFINAVDLEKMCCQGNGIKVRLNKIISSIMSKVTKNGIVNRIFEQRAGDLKQKLWTFVDGQFEFLFKELNTTLKSGSETSKNGSFENKNAILKRKETESEVVEKKTFNTPGHLHRVKMSKVDTGSFVRAAPPNNLPCRGLGSRGKNIKAVMNEDDQPAKVATSHQPPTSSSERSVHEGTTGSETRISSNVQHLSHNGSTQDFEILTEQQTTSLTFNLVSDSQMGEIFKCLLQGSDFLESSVPIGNNTSCPLSTPRKEGLRGESLIGIMTPNKTTPSKFITSWPSISPYKFASNNKLLVDPAILDESCLLEVPSNSEPCRLSLQSTVIPQKSYSILAEDLAVSLTIPSPLKSDSHLSFLHPGTGQPPSSSNSVLSAHYSEDAVLDGEDATEQDIHLSLDTDNSSCGSSPSRTWEDSDSPGFQFQPNLPMQAVVMERSNDHFIVRIRRTSSGPFKSNRNEGKAGPVSAECQEPFLKPNLTLTHEDLGSTPGETSNKIPAIVDKSSNISDKAIEAQQSSQKSSSEGVCDEQTSLNNDEHVSKEACITAHEKSSATESETSEVVSGKVKSAIQSSHAPESETERVSRKSKEHRSAPKAKHQKVKKSQDKHSKSRHKKRSKSSTEKHSKIAVPQVSPSNLSAKNVIRKKGEVVVTWTRDEDRDILIEIKMRGTSPKTFGALSKRLKKSTEQIEERFSQLMKLFKKKGKMEN
- the LOC113062776 gene encoding CASP8-associated protein 2-like isoform X2 is translated as MDLMDELYGDLDDKPFVKVNPLLSPHTMESMDIYEDIFREEQEEKDATSNELKHKFDGAQKQVKELFSQLQLLQTKNSSLNSENILLKKNICSLIKTARMEIVRKDGEISRLSNRSGQGIYGQNVCRSKMEIGPTNTRPSFNNSTCSVLISQGTRKDNVLNEVNQHKGRNQLSDYFTYPPTTSTKTPQPFEVLQRCPRTDLDNPLQCQNKSAAKSNSKTIHCSQTLTVQPEQEYIPVHPNRTSEIVKNPTTFTVAGVSNALKTNDSALRVPDITTDCSLKDNKNSPSELEDKLEKPQKCTSRDKQCNSNDANESQKSQRRENSKSGRTEKDLIKDSSVSNENRNQQPEVPVNLKSSEQLKSPSSRSHKASPSVSSQSSKSLVKTAAEVETQSQRQLNNQNADRISRETKPSGLSTTTCTVVDEASHSQSHKGKKRDSSGHERNKEKSFSAERRSSRTERSRNHEQKRQKESDRSKRNEGNNSSSSSKERSNRSDSSKEYERRSVREKDNKDEDKRSKKQVDACGQAFSSAICDFQHKDVYKEKSSKSKGSHIYDNKTRKMEDFKCPDKNGNSDENCFGAKGIDKDRKRKKGGHLEHRVHKHKASKNYLTKDNRNSSPKGHNVVGKGQDSKSEQDRHLETASPSMVAVGSDPCKTTEDNSPNRKLSFMETLNLTLSPLKKQKQSSDPREAIGVTSKDASPENSNLSDPGEEFFVIDELKDSQDNVEQEDVDPLPTAPSKTEDFTSSCKHSGQVVDLFTAVVSEKPSVEQTDMDVQEENANKSQEAVDKVPAIDKSKEEKKTKISESNMLDKDSLSKLTLTRESPNHVCNNGTEDSLRFVNNSVFSKNLPIKTSEVAVPDNIPDSRVEGYQQQDPFTNVSEETKRSPPIKSQDLPPRSNGICQDDVSSSDKAQSIPKINSSRISDSSVNMEVSSSTISADIVEPSKIICDFEEVDTSTTVGEETMSSSQPGFPEPDSTEKEEQSTKSSNPVLFCPDEDSMMLTLKNIKVIPEPLSPLTSPVRQVKKLQPHSAEKQPHVKSLNKDLSSVTTGCNEDDVNMDMNKENKSPDTSVTAPSYKGTKYALSASGTEKDELEDGEIVSESKEEGPLFIQTPRVKDKSTLRTDPSPKLSAVWKRVSPKKSCIPAKYSERSKSSKSSASNVSPSLSKRRFKTVSPPLKAAVYTIDGFMNMLRSIRVELRKKYMKLQKNVTKTAFCCIVDMSQASFIEFINAVDLEKMCCQGNGIKVRLNKIISSIMSKVTKNGIVNRIFEQRAGDLKQKLWTFVDGQFEFLFKELNTTLKSGSETSKNGSFENKNAILKRKETESEVVEKKTFNTPGHLHRVKMSKVDTGSFVRAAPPNNLPCRGLGSRGKNIKAVMNEDDQPAKVATSHQPPTSSSERSVHEGTTGSETRISSNVQHLSHNGSTQDFEILTEQQTTSLTFNLVSDSQMGEIFKCLLQGSDFLESSVPIGNNTSCPLSTPRKEGLRGESLIGIMTPNKTTPSKFITSWPSISPYKFASNNKLLVDPAILDESCLLEVPSNSEPCRLSLQSTVIPQKSYSILAEDLAVSLTIPSPLKSDSHLSFLHPGTGQPPSSSNSVLSAHYSEDAVLDGEDATEQDIHLSLDTDNSSCGSSPSRTWEDSDSPGFQFQPNLPMQAVVMERSNDHFIVRIRRTSSGPFKSNRNEGKAGPVSAECQEPFLKPNLTLTHEDLGSTPGETSNKIPAIVDKSSNISDKAIEAQQSSQKSSSEGVCDEQTSLNNDEHVSKEACITAHEKSSATESETSEVVSGKVKSAIQSSHAPESETERVSRKSKEHRSAPKAKHQKVKKSQDKHSKSRHKKRSKSSTEKHSKIAVPQVSPSNLSAKNVIRKKGEVVVTWTRDEDRDILIEIKMRGTSPKTFGALSKRLKKSTEQIEERFSQLMKLFKKKGKMEN
- the LOC113062722 gene encoding gap junction Cx32.7 protein-like, which codes for MGDWNLLGSILEEVHIHSTIVGKIWLTILFIFRMLVLGVAAEDVWDDEQSEFVCNTEQPGCKNVCYDLAFPISLIRYWVLQIIFVSSPSLVYMGHALYRLRALEKERHKKKAHLKVELEGTEALEEHKRIEKELRKLEEQKKLRKAPLRGSLLRTYVLHIITRSVVEVGFIVGQYVLYGIGLSPLYKCERDPCPNSVDCFLSRPTEKNIFMIFMLVIAGVSLFLNLLEIFHLGVKKIKETIYGSKYSGDDESICRSKKNSMVQQICILTNSSPQKHMHLTHTSLVVVPDGQMAPMPLYMPMTGPPSSQEVPNSDLNGSEQPPRQNRLPSQPEFQSLQTLGATERRPTLDNHPHSCSSEESGPKGSGPPRNFGQQPRASLRASNIEIPAALRKQSRVSQCKDFSEESDSQESGNYPTARKASFMSRGLSGSPSDSPTSKSGSDTEANRIAQGESPAMTPPPAAGRRMSMSMILELSSIMKK